One Romboutsia sp. 13368 genomic window carries:
- a CDS encoding alpha-glucosidase C-terminal domain-containing protein yields MFNHYKKLIQIRKQNDVVVYGDFKLLNKDHKSIFSYIRELNDEKILVVANFYRNTEEFVLDKSIKYNSCKIL; encoded by the coding sequence ATATTTAATCACTACAAAAAACTAATACAAATTAGAAAGCAAAATGATGTTGTAGTATATGGTGATTTTAAATTATTAAATAAAGATCATAAGTCTATATTTTCTTATATAAGGGAATTAAATGATGAAAAGATATTAGTAGTAGCTAACTTCTATAGGAATACTGAAGAATTTGTATTGGATAAGTCTATAAAATATAATAGCTGTAAAATATTA